The Triticum urartu cultivar G1812 chromosome 5, Tu2.1, whole genome shotgun sequence genome contains the following window.
TCTTGAAGACAAGCAAGGGTGCGGGCATTGGTTTAGCTGCTGGCAGCGTTTGGGGCTTGCTGGTTTCTATGCTGCACGATGGACCTAAGGTTGGCAGTAATGTCAAGTATCCTGAGCTGGTTAGAACTGGCAAGGTGTGTCGAAGTTACGCGGGAACCTTGGCAATTCTTGGAGCTACATATGTAGCCGTGGAGCAGTCTCTTGAAAGGGTCAGGGGGAAGAAGGACATCATTAATGGTGCTGTGGCTGGTTTTGCTGCGGGTGCAACTATGGGTTTCAGAGGTAATTATCTATACTAGTTGTTATGCTTGGCCTGAAATTTCTAATTCGGTTAAATGACCGTCCTTGTGGATTATCTGCTTCCTTTTTCGGAATTCAAAATTGTGAATTTTCCAGGCATACCTTGAGTCCACTCTGCAAACTTTGATTGGATGTTTCACTCTTGTATCATAATGTGGAACCAACATTTGTGATGATTTTTTCCTCCATTATGCATCCATCTTTAGTACTTTACAGTCGGTCCTGTATTACTGGTTCATACAGTATTTAATCACATGTTGCCACTATTTTCGCTGGTGACGCGGTCGTCAAAATATGTACGCAGAGTTAGCCTCAGTTGGGTTGGGCAGAGTCCATTTTTTGCTTTATTATTTAAACATTTAGTTTTTCTTATTTTCGTTTCCATTATTTTGATAGTCCAAGTCAAAACAAAATGTCTGGAAATTAGACATTATAAGAAAGATGATGCTGGAAAGGTCAGTTTAGAACTAGATCTGCTATTTTTCTGCAAACATATGCAGTTAGGGATTCAGTTGAGGATCTTGGAGGAGTAGCAAAAATCATGATATTGACATATTTTGACATAGTTAGGGATTCAGTATGCAGTTACGGATTCAGTTGAGGATCTTGGAGGAGTAGCAAAAATCATGATATTGACATATTTTGACATAGTTAGGGATTCAGTATGCAGTTAGGGATTCAGTTGAGGATCTTGGAGGAGTAGCAAAAATCATGATATTGACATATTTTGACATAGTTAGGGATTCAGTATTCAGTGCATATGCAGTTAGGGATTCAGTATGAAACATTAGGGGATGATTTACTGTTAGGTTTGACATAGTTTCACTTTGATGCCCCTTCCAATGCAGTACATATCTTGGAAGGAAATCTCCTCTTCCCTATGTTTCCTATTATCTTCCACTACGACAATGGCCCTACTATGCGTGACTCTTTCTTCAATTTGTTAGTTCGGAGTCGAAATTTACTAATACTACTGACCAGTCTAACATTTTTATCCTTGTATGTATATGCACAGCCGGGAGACTTCGGACACTCCTCGTGTCAGGGTCTGCGCTCGCTCTGACTTCGGTACTCTTGGATGTGACTGGAATGAGAACTACTGAGGAGGAAGAAAAAGCTGAGAACCACTAAGTCAATGTATCATCCTGAACAGCTGTATCTACAACTTCACTCAAGCAGTTCCATGTTTCTGTTCTAAGCATGCACAATACCAGAGGAGTTTCTCTGAATGTAGTCTGTTCATAGTAGAGGTAGTAAAGGATATGGTACCATGTGGTGGTTGCTCCTGATCTGTAAATTCAAGTTTGAAGTACTTTTGGCATTTCATACACGCTTTAGCAATCGCTGAAGTTCATGGTCGAAAGTGTTCAAGTACGATCTTGTCATCCCAAATTTTAATCGGGATGTTTGAATATAACATTGTTCCCCACTTATTTGGTGGATGCTTATTTTCACGAGTGTTATGTGACCCGATGACTGAGGCCATGTAGATTTCTTGTTTTATTTTTTCTATTAACGAGTTGTGGTGTTATCTGCTGTAGTAGGGAGTAATTTATATCATCCCCATAGTGCATAGTGTCTTAAATGGTTTCATTgattagcttgtagactcatttTTTTTAGAAACCGCTATGTTACAGTAAAcaaatttgctttggtgttatgtTAAAGCAGTGCTACACGGACGATGCTTCCTGCACGATGCACGATGGACAAAAGCATCCATTGGATTGTATTGTCTTGCGAATCTGCATTGTTCAAGGAATGCATCGTCCAAAAATCGTGCATGCACAATCGTGTGTAGAGTAGTTTCGGTTATGTTACTAGCTAATTTACTCTCACTATGACCAGTCTCATGACTTCGTGACATTAAAAGTACATGGATTTTTTGTAGCTCGCATCAAAATGCATTTCATTGTGACATTTTTACACCGATGTACTCCCTCTGTACAAAGTTGTAAGTCAGCAACATTTATTTTGGGACGGGGGTAGTATACATCACTATGTATGTTATATTCTTCAATAGTTTTTAAAAACTCTAGttgattttgaattttttttgaaaatttcaggCTCCAAGGAGCTCGGTGGCCAAAAAATCCTCACTTGTTTGTATGatactcccttcgtccggaaTTACTTGTTGCTCAAACTAATTCCGGACAGAGGTAATAGTATAATATCGCTATATGAGCATGACAAAGAGCAGAAGAGTAAAATCAGTTGGAtcggcgggttgttgttgttcgGCCCTGAAATTTGTATACCATCTTTTTGTATGCAACTAAAACAACGACATTAATTTTGGATCGGGGGAGTACCATATTTTTATGCATGGAATGCTTCATCTTTAGCAAAGTTTGTTTTCATTCACCACATATAGCTTTTTTTTTAGGGGTTACAAATCCTGCTagcttttttttcttttgaggTGATACAAATCCTGCTAGCTGAGTGTAAGTGTCACTCCAGCACAGATGTTCCAAAATTCCAGGAATCGGCATCAACGAAACAGGCAGAGAAACTCCATATGCTATCGTGGGCCCCAAATGAAAACTCTCCCTCTCCAGCGTGGATCCGACGTGGCACGAGCCCATTGGACCCCTGGATATCCCCCTCTCTTGTTGCTGCAAATCCATTTGCCTCCCCCAAAGAACCCCACTTCTTTCTTCTCCAAGAGAACaaaaatttctgaaacaaagagaCGAGCAGAGAAAATCAAGAAGCAGAAATGGCAGTTCTTGGTCTATCTACTGCCTTCTCTCCCCCAAGGTGAGCCAAGATGCGCTTTCCCCCTCCATTTTCTCCATTGTTAATCTGGCTTCGCTCTGAGCAACCAAATCCATGTGGTGCAGAGGTTCTTGGATAGCCGTGAGGCTCAGGAATGGCGGCACCGGGCGGAGCAGCGGCGGGCTGTCCCTGAGGAGGTGGTCCGCCGCCGCCGTGGCCGTCCGCGCGGAGGTGAGCTTCGTGGACGGCGACGAGGCGAAGCGGCTGGTGGCGGAGGAGGGGTACACGGTGCTGGACGTCCGGGACCGGCGGCAGTACGAGAGGGCGCACGTCAGGGCCTCCGCCCACGTCCCGCTCTACATCGAGAACGAAGACAACGACATTGGTACTCGTACCTGCAGAGCTTGCTTACACTCTCTCTTCTTGCATTTTTCTTCAAGGAAATTCATCAACGCGTGTTGTTTTCTGCCAGGAACGATCATCAAGCGGCAGGCGCACAACAACTTCGCCGGCCTATTCTACGGCCTGTCCTTCACCAAGCTCAACCGGGACTTCACCAAGACGGTGAGGAGCAAGTTCTCGCCGGAGAGCAAGCTGCTGGTTGTCTGCCAGGAAGGCCTCAGGTAATTCTTCAGTTAACAAATTGATTAAAGCCCCTTCATCAGGCTGCTAATAATTCATAACCAATATATTACTATAACATTAGCATTGGTACAAATTTTCTTTTTGTAATTCACCGTGAGAAGCTAACTTGGCCCTTTTTTATTTTGTTCATCTGCTGAAGGTCCACAGCGGCTGCAGATGCATTGGAGCGAGAAGGCTTCCAGAACCTGGCCTGCATCACCTCAGGCCTTCAGACACTGAAACCAGGTATCAGTATTCAGTGCTCTGAAATCCTCTCTAGAATTTACTGAAGAAATCTTGTGTTGGTGTAGAGTGTTTTGCAATTCTTCTGCTTTGTGCTGTAATGAATTGTCATGTTTCGTAGGAACGTTCGAGACCGTCGGCAAAGCCGAGCTGCAGAATGCGGGGAAAGCTGGCCTTGTGACCATCCAGGGGAAGATCTCCATAGTTCTTGGGACTGTCTTGATAAGTAAGACCGAGCTAACTTTCCCTATCTCTGAATAAGAAcaataataatagtaataataatgtGTGCATCAGCTCATGATCGTCGTTTTATGCATGTATGCAGCCTTGTTGCTGCTCATAACAGTGTTCCCGGACCAGGCTGAGCAGATCTTCGAGTCGGCTGGCATCAAATTGTGATCAGGATCGCCGCTCTTCTAGTTACTCTCCTGAGTTCATATTTTTCACTGGCAGGTATGGAACTCTTCATGATTTCATACTAAAATTCTTCTATGGACAATTACAATCGATGCTACTGATTTAAGCTTAAACGCACAAACAACAGTCCCTGCTGCTTAGTATGTAGGCCAGTTGTTATAAAATCTGGATACACACTAATTttgtttttgtgtgttgtttgttTCATTTAGCTGCAGGTTAAGCGTATCAGTAGGTGTACTTGGTGAGATCTCTTCAGACTGGAAAGGGATGTTAGGCTCCATGTGTAATATTTAGGGACTTTCTGAAAATTCTACTACTGTGTATTTTTGGCTCGAGTAATTTCTTTTTCTCATATACACCCTCTTCTGCGTCAATTATAGTTCGATCCATAAATTTTGTGGCGTTTCAAGTAAAAAACAGATTGTGTTCAACTTGTCGATTTTGAGttatttaattattattattatttttgaaaaggaggaagactcccggcctctgcatctggacgataCATGCAGCCACTTTATTAATTGTTCACACAAGACATTACAAAGTAATACAACAACAAGACTAAAGCCACtgtctacacaacatctctcGCTATTCCTATCCAATTGATAAAGGGATActgatagtctgggcctaataccaaacatacctcgcagccaaacctaacatctaagacctgaggtcccatCTAGGACGCATGCCGGGTATGGGGCACCCACCGGTCCGACGCACTCCTCAACGGGGTATGAGGCCaccgcagccacctgccaccaatccatctttAGAGTTGTACTACCGCATCTACCTTGCACGGTCTAgctgccatcgacgccaccacgacgtcAGACCGCGACACCCTCCTGCGCAAGTCCATCTCCGCGCATCGGACGCCGAGTCACCACAGCGCCATGCCGCCGAAATCTGCCGCCATCAATGAGTGAGATGAcgcaccgctccaccaaagaaTCCGTCCACTGGTCCCTCAAACCCGTGTAcacctccaagaatgacgcccccaagaGGGAAACGACACAAGAGCACCGCCGTCATCTGATATatagatctagggtttccccccgaGGTAGCAGATGGTCGCCTTGAACTTCTCCTCGGTGATGCTTTCAAGAAAGGAACGCTGCAAATAGTGCCGCCACCGTCGGCTTTGACCTCTAGCCAAAAGCAGGTTTTCACCCGGATCCGTTCAAAGGTCGTCCATCAAGCATCTTGTGCACGGGCCGCAGCCATCTCTGACGGGGAGTGGACGAAGAATCCAGACCGCCGCCGCCTGACCGGCCACGGCACCACCATGATGCCAAGGTCGGCGTCGCCAGGCCCAGCACGCCCTCCTGTAGCCGACCTCCAGATCTGCCGGCCCGTTGAAACCCATCTGGGCAAGGCAAGGGCCGCGATCTGGGCCGCCGCCACAGGTGCTCCTCAGCCACGGAGAGGGCGCATGCGCAGTCGCCATCGACGCACTCGCCGCCGATCACCTGTTGCGCCTTGCCGCCAGTGAACCGCCGACCCATGAGCCGCCGCCGCCAGGAGGACACCACCACCGCGCGAGGGGGAAAGGCCCTGCCGCCGCCGTCACTGGCCAGGCTGCGCCGCCGTGGCCTTAGGCGGCAGCAGGAGAGAGGAGAGGGACGCGGATGCCTAGGGCCGGCGGCGAGGAATCGCCCCCCGTGTCGCCTAGGGTTGGCGACGCGGGGGTGGACCTCCATTATTTAATTAGGTGCTAGACCTCCATTATTTTGCCAGGCATGTGTGGATTAGTGCTCTAGGTCTTCAGTGCTGAAGAATTTATCCATCTTATCATGCTTCTATCCAGAATTTGTTTTCCGAAATACAGAGCATAAAAGCACGAAAACAGAAATGGTCGTATATGATGTTAAGACCATAAATACTTGTCTCCATTTGCAAATGTAAAAAACTAAATAAATGTGGGCATGATATGGAACGAATATTTCTCGGTTAACTAAGGCTGTGTTTGGCATTGTTATGGATTGTGATAATCTCATTTGTCTTTGCCCATTTCATCGTTTTATTAACCGGTTGTTTCCTATTGTCATGCCTAATTTTCCACAAGAGATTATAAAGCAAGTTCACCACAACATAGTTCAACAACGGCAGACAGAACCTAAGAGTTTGAGGCAGCTGCGCCTGAGCTTGTGAGCGGCGGCTGGTGGCATCCGACCCTGTGAGATTGATAGAATCTGGACCTTATGATCCACATCCAATCTTAATACAGTAACGTGCTCACTCAGTGCAACCAGGTTAAAATCCAAACTCCCAAGTTGCCTTTTTAGATGATTTCTGATATCTGGAAGGAGCAAGGGACACAAGAATGTCACATAAAGATTAGACTAAATCTGCTATTACCAAGCAAGAAATTAGTAGCATGCaaagaattcgccctatagtgagtcgtattacaattcactggccgtcgttttacaacgtcgtgactgggaaaaccctggcgttacccaacttaatcgccttgcagcacatccccctttcgccagctggtcatagtgggagtaaaATAGGTAGTAACATAGATGTCATATAAGCAAAAATGGTGAGgtggcaagtagttaatgagaagaGAGTCAAATAGAGTAACATAAGGCCCTTCCCAGTGCTCCATCGTGGACAGGTGCTAagcatgccacataagcaaaaaaatGACATGGCACAACATTTAAGGAGGGGAGAGAGTTctttggtgaccccaggaagaaccAATGCCAAGCGCAAGAACCTAGGCAAAGCACTTAAATGAAAC
Protein-coding sequences here:
- the LOC125509008 gene encoding rhodanese-like domain-containing protein 9, chloroplastic encodes the protein MAVLGLSTAFSPPRGSWIAVRLRNGGTGRSSGGLSLRRWSAAAVAVRAEVSFVDGDEAKRLVAEEGYTVLDVRDRRQYERAHVRASAHVPLYIENEDNDIGTIIKRQAHNNFAGLFYGLSFTKLNRDFTKTVRSKFSPESKLLVVCQEGLRSTAAADALEREGFQNLACITSGLQTLKPGTFETVGKAELQNAGKAGLVTIQGKISIVLGTVLITLLLLITVFPDQAEQIFESAGIKL
- the LOC125555995 gene encoding outer envelope pore protein 16-3, chloroplastic/mitochondrial-like; its protein translation is MEGSSLRAPVDDGLILKTSKGAGIGLAAGSVWGLLVSMLHDGPKVGSNVKYPELVRTGKVCRSYAGTLAILGATYVAVEQSLERVRGKKDIINGAVAGFAAGATMGFRAGRLRTLLVSGSALALTSVLLDVTGMRTTEEEEKAENH